Proteins from one Aspergillus nidulans FGSC A4 chromosome VIII genomic window:
- a CDS encoding protein ngn7 (transcript_id=CADANIAT00001922) — protein MAPTPAAVWRNLTASDINNLMHVANTIHPDLPERASIFAERVALYPDGCLALVNETGELHGYAISHPIRHHQPPALNTLLGEIPADAGEYYIHDVAVLPGLRGQGLAAQGIGRLLGVAAAKGFSRTCLVSVYGTEAFWGRFGFRPEAVEELKEKLRGYGDGAVYLTREVVFSD, from the exons ATGGCCCCCacaccagcagcagtctgGCGCAACCTAACCGCATccgacatcaacaacctcatgCACGTCGCAAATACCATTCACCCAGACCTACCAGAACGTGCTAGCATCTTCGCTGAGCGCGTCGCCCTCTACCCGGACGGGTGTCTGGCCCTCGTTAACGAAACTGGCGAGCTTCACGGCTACGCCATCTCGCATCCAATCCGACATCACCAGCCGCCAGCACTGAATACCCTGCTAGGTGAGATCCCCGCTGATGCAGGTGAGTACTATATCCACGATGTTGCGGTCCTGCCGGGACTGAGGGGGCAGGGTCTCGCTGCGCAGGGGATAGGCCGCCTTCTAGGGGTTGCGGCTGCGAAGGGGTTCTCGAGGACCTGTTTAGTATCGGTTTATGGCACGGAGGCTTTCTGGGGGCGCTTCGGGTTCAGACCGGAGGCGGTTgaggagttgaaggagaagctcaggGGGTATGGTGACGGAGCTGTTTATCTTACCCGGGA AGTGGTTTTTTCGGACTAG
- a CDS encoding Zn(II)2Cys6 transcription factor (transcript_id=CADANIAT00001923) produces the protein MTSDFQGPPRTLAPLPVSQYLGQPRPVPRISKRSNACTACKTRRIKCRGSKPCDNCAATNRTCVFLVENDRRRKNALRRAEQELNTVQQHLDRILEVFKAGDKTQLDYLLATAAEFRTASTLGPALQDGMFAGIDQSAPGLPESSWSTPPSFPTPFFIPVGIPGQGEFLTKDPNRDEASRATGYIGSSSEIDWLQELGNKVNNSTKHTGQQCWPNIDDSAAAMNYHLDYTPLPETIPTDQRSLPPKPWAKTLVGLFFETVYPSFPVVSKSLFIIQFEQAYTFSAVQPSRKWLAVLNLILALGSRYYQETEPVSGRDVDDRVYISRALALASTPATRTSYAGLQQVQVEVLLAIYYLASGHVNQSWQTNGRAARLAISMGLNLWADGDQIDPVSKETRTRIRWSIFTLEHALSGMTGRPSCIDSQFMSVRLPLPFDEAQFQTPGVEELLKASAARERKLQWTVHATDAELDARDQWFVTIRPRQSLYFFHLVDLSVIMQAASRAIYCLTTANDGAEGNITFYRGKLKSWLSSLQPAFAFTTDSANARRRSSGEMPVLASHCRERTGLALAYYSSQVVLTRSCLTYPEVQFGTSAQTSRSRFGDDTAKSCVHFALALVSVLPDQPDMKWISKLTSWWFLLHSIMRALTVLLIQLSIGQVPVRSISGEREGIAREGEGSDAVRDAIKKILLWLHSMAKQDPSSKRAFHIGQRIFAAIARTNGLDLQGVASVLMAKEEASNLEDLDRGSFYPESSKMQVDFADWGPDVTGSESGYEQDQVPFVDPALLSFEEYRF, from the exons ATGACGTCAGATTTTCAAGGGCCACCACGAACACTTGCCCCATTGCCCGTTTCGCAGTATCTTGGCCAGCCTCGCCCTGTTCCCCGGATCTCGAAACGGTCAAACGCATGCACGGCATGCAAAACGCGAAGAATCAAA TGTCGCGGGTCCAAGCCATGTGACAACTGCGCTGCAACCAATCGCACCTGCGTATTCTTGGTTGAGAATGACCGACGCAGAAAAAATGCACTCAGACGTGCAGAGCAAGAGCTCAATACGGTCCAGCAGCATCTAGACAGGATCCTTGAGGTGTTCAAGGCAGGCGACAAGACGCAGCTCGACTATCTCCTTGCCACTGCCGCGGAATTTCGCACCGCCTCAACCTTAGGCCCTGCTTTGCAGGATGGTATGTTTGCAGGCATCGATCAG TCTGCTCCCGGACTGCCCGAGTCCAGTTGGAGCACGCCTCCTTCCTTTCCAACGCCCTTTTTCATCCCCGTGGGGATCCCAGGTCAAGGCGAGTTCCTGACCAAGGATCCCAACCGCGACGAAGCCAGTAGAGCTACAGGCTACATTGGCAGCTCCTCGGAGATTGATTGGCTGCAAGAGCTAGGTAATAAGGTCAACAACTCGACCAAGCATACAGGGCAACAATGCTGGCCCAATATTGATGATTCCGCCGCGGCGATGAACTACCATTTGGACTATACTCCGCTACCCGAAACTATTCCCACCGACCAAAGGTCGTTGCCGCCGAAGCCATGGGCGAAAACCCTGGTCGGCCTTTTTTTCGAAACAGTCTATCCTTCGTTTCCAGTTGTCAGTAAATCGTTATTTATTATCCAATTTGAACAGGCTTATACCTTCTCTGCGGTTCAGCCATCGCGAAAATGGCTTGCTGTCCTCAACCTGATACTGGCGCTGGGCTCCAGGTACTACCAAGAAACAGAGCCGGTCTCTGGACGGGACGTCGATGATCGCGTCTACATATCGCGGGCACTTGCTCTAGCCAGTACTCCTGCTACGCGTACCAGCTATGCAGGCTTACAGCAGGTCCAGGTTGAAGTCCTGCTAGCGATCTACTATCTAGCCTCGGGCCATGTCAACCA ATCATGGCAGACTAATGGCCGTGCTGCCCGCTTGGCTATCTCTATGGGCCTGAATCTCTGGGCGGACGGGGACCAGATAGACCCCGTATCGAAGGAGACGCGAACGCGGATCCGGTGGTCTATCTTCACCCTGGAGCATGCCCTTTCAGGCATGACTGGTCGGCCGTCGTGCATCGACAGTCAATTCATGTCTGTGCGTTTACCGCTGCCGTTCGACGAGGCCCAATTCCAAACCCCAGGAGTGGAAGAATTGCTGAAAGCATCCGCTGCGCGTGAACGCAAGCTCCAGTGGACTGTGCATGCGACCGACGCCGAACTGGACGCGAGGGACCAGTGGTTCGTGACTATTCGCCCGCGCCAGTCTCTCTACTTCTTCCATCTGGTCGACCTTTCTGTCATCATGCAAGCAGCCTCAAGAGCCATTTACTGTTTAACCACCGCCAATGACGGTGCCGAGGGCAATATTACTTTTTATAGGGGAAAGCTCAAGTCGTGGCTGTCTAGCCTGCAGCCAGCATTCGCTTTCACTACCGACAGTGCCAACGCTCGCCGCCGGAGCTCTGGTGAGATGCCGGTCTTGGCGAGCCACTGTCGCGAAAGAACCGGTCTCGCCTTAGCCTACTATAGTTCCCAGGTCGTATTGACTCGTTCATGTCTTACCTATCCGGAGGTGCAGTTTGGGACGAGTGCCCAAACTTCTCGGTCTCGGTTCGGAGACGATACGGCCAAATCTTGTGTCCATTtcgctcttgctcttgtctcTGTTCTTCCCGACCAGCCAGACATGAAATGGATCTCGAAACTGACTTCGTGGTGGTTTTTATTGCACTCTATCATGCGCGCATTGACGGTCTTGCTTATCCAACTTTCAATCGGCCAGGTGCCGGTGCGGAGCATATCAGGCGAGCGGGAGGGCATAGcaagggaaggagagggtaGCGATGCAGTTCGCGACGCAATAAAAAAGATCCTTCTCTGGCTACACAGTATGGCCAAGCAAGACCCTAGCTCGAAGCGCGCGTTTCATATCGGCCAGAGAATTTTCGCCGCCATCGCGCGCACGAACGGGCTTGATCTGCAAGGCGTGGCGTCCGTCTTAATGGCGAAAGAAGAGGCTTCAAACCTTGAAGATTTGGACCGGGGCAGTTTCTATCCCGAGTCCTCGAAGATGCAGGTGGATTTTGCGGACTGGGGCCCCGACGTTACGGGGTCCGAGAGCGGCTATGAGCAGGATCAGGTTCCTTTCGTTGACCCAGCCTTGTTGTCATTTGAAGAGTACAGGTTCTAA
- a CDS encoding mitochondrial processing peptidase (transcript_id=CADANIAT00001917), producing MASRRLAYNFNQALRSRAALKSIQPVKRGFASPVALPSTTQSTTLSNGFTIATEYSPWAQTSTVGVWIDAGSRAETDKTNGTAHFLEHLAFKGTSKRSQHQLELEIENMGAHLNAYTSRENTVYYAKSFNNDVPKAVDILADILQNSKLESAAIERERDVILREQEEVDKQLEEVVFDHLHATAYQHQPLGRTILGPKENIQTITRDNLTDYIKTNYTADRMVLVGAGGIPHEQLVKLAEQHFGSLPSKPPTSALAALTAEQKRQPEFIGSEIRIRDDTLPTAHIALAVEGVSWKDDDYFTALVAQAIVGNWDRAMGNSPYLGSKLSSFVERNNLANSFMSFSTSYSDTGLWGIYLVSENMTGLDDLIHFALREWSRLSFNVTAAEVERAKAQLKASILLSLDGTTAIAEDIGRQIITTGRRLSPEDIERTIGQITEKDVMDFANRKLWDQDIAMSAVGSIEGILDYNRIRSDMSRNAY from the exons ATGGCTTCCCGGCGCCTAGCGTACAACTTCAACCAGGCTCTGCGCAGTCGCGCCGCCCTGAAGTCCATCCAGCCCGTCAAGCGTGGCTTTGCTTCTCCCGTCGCTCTCCCGTCCACCACTCAGTCCACCACCCTCTCCAACGGTTTCACG ATCGCCACTGAATACTCGCCGTGGGCCCAGACATCGACCGTCGGCGTCTGGATCGATGCCGGTAGCCGAGCAGAGACTGACAAGACCAACGGAACCGCGCACTTCCTGGAGCACCTTGCCTTCAAG GGCACTAGCAAGCGCTCGCAGCATCAGCTGGAGCTCGAGATTGAGAACATGGGTGCTCACCTCAACGCCTACACATCG AGGGAAAATACTGTCTACTACGCCAAGTCTTTCAACAACGATGTCCCCAAGGCCGTCGATATCCTCGCCGATATTCTGCAGAACTCCAAGCTCGAGTCCGCTGCCATTGAGCGTGAGAGGGACGTGATCCTCcgtgagcaggaggaggttgacaagcagctcgaggaagtTGTCTTCGACCACCTTCACGCTACCGCttaccagcaccagcccCTTGGCCGCACCATCCTCGGCCCCAAGGAGAACATTCAGACCATCACCCGCGACAACCTGACCGACTACATCAAGACCAACTACACTGCTGACCGCATGGTCCTcgttggtgctggtggtatcCCCCACGAGcagctcgtcaagctcgCTGAGCAGCACTTTGGCTCGCTCCCAAGCAAGCCCCCAACCTCCGCCCTTGCCGCCCTCACCGCTGAGCAGAAGCGCCAGCCTGAGTTCATTGGATCCGAGATCCGTATCCGTGATGATACTCTTCCCACTGCTCACATCGCTCTTGCCGTCGAGGGTGTCAGCTGGAAGGACGACGACTACTTCACTGCCCTTGTTGCCCAGGCCATCGTCGGCAACTGGGACCGTGCCATGGGCAACTCTCCCTACCttggcagcaagctcagctCCTTCGTTGAGCGCAACAACCTTGCCAACAGCTTCATGAGCTTCTCCACCAGCTACAGCGACACTGG TCTCTGGGGTATCTACCTCGTCTCCGAGAACATGACCGGTCTTGACGACCTTATCCACTTTGCCCTCCGCGAGTGGTCTCGTCTGTCCTTTAACGTCACCGCGGCCGAGGTTGAGCGCGCCAAGGCCCAGCTCAAGgcttccatcctcctctccctcgaCGGTACCACCGCCATTGCTGAAGACATTGGTCGCCAGATCATCACCACCGGACGCCGTCTCTCCCCTGAGGACATCGAGCGCACGATTGGCCAGATCACCGAGAAGGACGTGATGGACTTTGCCAACCGCAAGCTGTGGGATCAGGATATCGCCATGAGCGCCGTCGGCAGCATCGAGGGTATCCTCGATTATAACCGTATCCGATCGGACATGAGCCGAAACGCCTACTAA
- a CDS encoding uncharacterized protein (transcript_id=CADANIAT00001921), with protein sequence MATDATTGIKAMQGQWEDISVYRFEIREHMIMAFEGASCSISDVNGQHQASFASKDALVLREVRPGDKCYVQRGRACLFEAPAETPG encoded by the exons ATGGCCACGGATGCTACCACCGGAATCAAGGCAATGCAAGGACAATGGGAGGACATTTCCGTCTATAGATTCGAGATTCGCGAGCACATGATTATGGCATTCGAGGGTGCTTCGTGCAGCATCTCGGATGTCAATGGCCAGCACCAAGCTAGTTTCGCGAGCAAGGATGCGCTGGTACTTCGGGAGGTTCGACCTGGGGATAAGTGTTATGTCCAGAGGGGTC GCGCTTGCTTGTTCGAGGCACCTGCAGAGACGCCAGGGTAG
- a CDS encoding pectate lyase pelA (transcript_id=CADANIAT00001924): MRFTPLFLLAAVAIASPAPDLNARHELTRRQASESCPIGYCTQNGGTTGGAAGDTVTVTNLADLTEAAESDGPLTIIVSGSISGSAKIRVASDKTIFGESGSSITGIGFYIRRVSNVIMRNLKISKVDADNGDAIGIDASSNVWVDHCDLSGDLSGGKDDLDGLVDISHGAEWITVSNTYFHDHWKGSLIGHSDNNEDEDLGHLHVTYANNYWYNVYSRTPLIRFATVHIINNYWDSLIDTGVNCRMDAQVLIQSSAFHNCPDRAIFFADSDYTGYAVVDDVDLGGSSNSVPEGTLTPSSLPYAAITALGSGQVASVIPGTAGQKL; the protein is encoded by the exons ATGAGGTTCACCCCTCTCTTCCTGCTGGCCGCTGTGGCCATTGCCTCCCCTGCGCCGGACCTCAACGCCCGTCATGAATTGACCCGCCGCCAGGCCTCAGAAAGCTGCCCGATCGGGTACTGCACACAGAACGGTGGCACTACCGGTGGTGCGGCCGGTGACACCGTGACCGTGACCAATCTGGCCGACCTGACTGAAGCCGCCGAGAGCGATGGGCCGCTGACGATCATCGTGTCTGGGTCCATCTCGGGCAGTGCCAAGATCCGCGTGGCCTCAGATAAGACGATCTTTGGAGAGTCGGGTAGTT CTATCACCGGTATCGGATTCTACATTCGCCGCGTCAGCAATGTCATCATGCGGAACTTGAAGATCAGCAAGGTCGACGCAGACAACGGCGATGCCATTGGCATTGATGCCTCCTCCAATGTCTGGGTCGATCATTGCGACCTCTCTGGAGACCTCAGCGGTGGGAAGGATGACTTGGACGGACTGGTCGATATCAGCCATGGCGCGGAATGGATCACCGTCTCGAACACTTACTTCCACGACCAT TGGAAAGGTTCCCTTATCGGCCACTCCGACAAcaatgaagacgaggacctAGGCCATCTGCACGTCACCTACGCTAACAACTACTGGTACAACGTGTACAGCCGTACACCCCTGATCCGGTTCGCCACAGTgcacatcatcaacaacTATTGGGACAGCCTGATCGACACGGGCGTGAACTGCCGTATGGATGCACAGGTGCTGATCCAGTCCTCCGCGTTCCACAACTGCCCCGACAGagcgatcttcttcgccgactCAGACTACACCGGGTATGCTGTCGTAGACGATGTTGACCTGGGCGGCTCGAGTAACTCGGTGCCCGAGGGAACCCTGACGCCTAGCTCCTTGCCTTATGCGGCCATTACTGCGCTGGGATCTGGCCAGGTTGCAAGCGTGATTCCGGGTACAGCCGGACAGAAATTGTAA
- a CDS encoding SDR family oxidoreductase (transcript_id=CADANIAT00001918), which translates to MSVLITGAGGYVGQELASALLASSPDLTVTLADVVAPVIPASAAQHASRTKCIQADLTSPKVVDELFTSSNRYDTIYLLHGIMSSGAEANFELGMRVNFDATRDILDRLRAVQPGVKVVFTSSLAVYGLAPKGFVIDETNFPPVPSSSYGTQKLMIELLLNDYSRRGFIDGRAVRLPTVTVRAGKPTQAASSFASGIIREPFHGEKAILPVSKDTEMWICSPYTVVKNLIHAATVPAEAFGDSRSVNLPGLVVSVQEMLDALEEIGGKEKRALVEEKYDADIDRIVQTWSPHFNPARALSLGFSEDIPMIENVRQYASQFK; encoded by the coding sequence ATGTCTGTCCTTATTACCGGCGCAGGCGGCTACGTCGGCCAGGAGCTGGCGTCTGCCCTCCTTGCCAGCTCCCCAGATTTGACTGTGACCCTGGCAGACGTCGTGGCCCCAGTCATccctgcatctgcagcgcaacATGCGTCACGAACAAAGTGTATTCAAGCCGATCTTACTTCACCGAAAGTAGTCGACGAACTCTTTACATCGTCCAACCGCTATGACACAATCTACCTCCTACATGGAATCATGTCCAGCGGCGCCGAGGCCAACTTCGAGCTTGGAATGCGCGTCAACTTCGACGCAACTCGGGATATCCTCGACAGGCTCCGCGCCGTCCAGCCCGGGGTCAAAGTCGTCTTTACGTCTAGCCTAGCGGTCTACGGACTTGCGCCCAAGGGCTTCGTGATTGACGAGACAAACTTCCCACCCGTACCTTCGTCATCCTACGGCACACAGAAGCTTATGATCGAACTGCTACTCAACGACTACTCTCGTCGTGGGTTCATCGACGGTCGCGCCGTCCGTCTCCCTACGGTGACTGTACGAGCCGGGAAACCAACGCAAGCGGCGAGTAGCTTCGCGAGCGGAATTATCCGAGAGCCATTTCACGGCGAGAAGGCGATTCTGCCAGTTAGCAAGGACACAGAGATGTGGATCTGTTCCCCGTATACGGTTGTCAAGAACCTTATCCATGCGGCCACGGTCCCTGCTGAGGCGTTTGGTGATTCCAGGTCTGTCAATCTGCCTGGTCTTGTGGTTAGCGTGCAAGAGATGTTGGATGCCTTGGAGGAGATCGGTGGCAAGGAGAAACGGGCGCTTGTCGAGGAGAAATACGATGCGGATATTGATCGAATTGTGCAGACGTGGTCGCCGCACTTTAACCCGGCCCGAGCACTGAGTTTGGGATTCTCGGAGGATATTCCCATGATTGAAAATGTGCGGCAGTACGCTAGTCAGTTCAAGTAG
- a CDS encoding aldehyde dehydrogenase family protein (transcript_id=CADANIAT00001925) has translation MSSQIDTTHYPGNIINNQFVPSARTRHSTNPSTGEPLYEVPWATEEDVDRAVEHARTAFKSWSRLPFQERSRLLVAYADAVEAERAPLAKLLVLEQGKPLSLAQTELDMSVQWLRTFVTMEVKDELLDDNEERSITQTFPPLGVCCGIVPWNWPVLLALGKVGPALITGNTMIIKPSPYTPYCDLKLGEIGMRIFPPGVLQVLSGGDELGPILTQHPGIDKITFTGSSATGKLVMQSCAKTLKRVTLELGGNDPAIICEDVDIDAIVPKITSLAFLNSGQICMLIKRVYIHESIYDAFRDAMVAFAKSIKTADGFEPDAFVGPIQNSMQYEKVKDMYSEIGKRNWKQALEGKVFENSKGYYISPAIIDNPPEDSRIVLEEPFGPIVPLLKWSDEEDVIARANSLKDGLGASVWSKDLDRAERIGRQLSAGSVWLNSHFDVAPNVPFGGHKWSGLGSEWGMTGLKQYCNSTSLWKWKKVM, from the exons ATGTCTTCTCAGATCGATACTACG CATTATCCGGGGAACATCATCAATAACCAGTTCGTGCCCTCCGCGAGGACCCGTCACTCCACCAACCCTTCCACCGGCGAGCCCTTATATGAGGTGCCCTGGGctacagaggaagatgtcgaCCGCGCCGTAGAGCACGCCCGTACTGCCTTCAAGTCGTGGTCCCGGCTTCCGTTCCAGGAGCGTTCGCGGCTTCTGGTCGCGTATGCGGATGCCGTGGAGGCAGAGCGTGCGCCATTGGCGAAACTGCTGGTCCTGGAACAGGGTAAGCCTCTGAGCCTGGCCCAGACGGAGCTCGACATGAGCGTGCAGTGGTTGCGCACATTTGTGACAATGGAGGTCAAGGACGAGCTCCTGGACGATAACGAGGAGCGCTCTATCACCCAGACCTTTCCGCCGCTGGGCGTGTGCTGCGGCATCGTTCCCTGGAACTGGCCGGTCCTGCTCGCCCTGGGCAAGGTCGGCCCAGCCCTCATCACCGGGAATACTATGATCATCAAGCCGTCCCCGTACACGCCTTACTGCGATCTGAAGCTCGGCGAAATTGGCATGCGCATCTTCCCGCCGGGTGTCCTCCAGGTGCTcagcggcggcgacgagctGGGTCCGATACTTACGCAGCATCCTGGCATTGATAAGATTACATTTACAGGGTCGAGCGCTACGGGGAAGCTGGTCATGCAGAGCTGCGCCAAAACACTGAAACGCGTGACTCTGGAGCTCGGGGGCAACGACCCGGCTATCATCTGtgaggatgttgatatcGATGCTATTGTGCCCAAGATCACCAGTCTCGCGTTCCTCAACTCCGGCCAGATCTGTATGCTCATTAAACGGGTATACATCCACGAGAGTATCTACGATGCCTTTCGTGACGCTATGGTCGCGTTTGCAAAGTCGATCAAGACCGCAGACGGGTTTGAGCCAGACGCGTTCGTCGGGCCGATCCAGAACAGCATGCA GTACGAAAAAGTCAAAGACATGTACTCTGAGATCGGAAAGCGCAACTGGAAACAGGCTCTCGAGGGCAAGGTATTCGAGAACTCCAAGGGCTATTACATCAGCCCTGCCATCATTGACAACCCTCCTGAAGATTCGCGTATCGTCCTCGAGGAGCCCTTCGGCCCCAtcgttcctcttctcaaATGGtctgacgaggaggatgtgaTTGCACGCGCCAACAGCCTGAAAGACGGGCTAGGTGCCTCCGTCTGGAGCAAGGATCTCGATCGGGCGGAGCGAATCGGCAGGCAACTGTCTGCCGGCAGCGTTTGGCTCAACTCGCACTTTGATGTCGCTCCGAACGTTCCATTCGGCGGGCATAAATGGAGCGGCCTCGGCAGTGAATGGGGCATGACCGGCTTGAAGCAGTATTGCAATTCCACCTCGCTttggaagtggaagaaggtcatGTAG
- a CDS encoding uncharacterized protein (transcript_id=CADANIAT00001920), whose amino-acid sequence MTDYHLSKRAAYNSVHGDVWGPREQSMGNPWSPFNPTGTVNLRLAENSLMHEEIAQSIKSEINVLPLEHLTYSTGPRGSRRLRGAAAEFLNQAFHSCQPITANDIFVTPGLASGIDALAWCICNDGDGILIPQPLYNGFRVDLLSRSNAHVVPVPYTGVDGYSSLDDLFRPDVNRKALKAAFERAQDSGITVRALLISNPHNPLGRCYPPETIEEFILFCAAHRLHLISDEIYAHSVFKNPALPNATPFVSILSLNLVNSHTIDPTMIHVLYGASKDFCANGLRLGIVCTRNQGIIRAMSSISMFSWSPHLLHDVWARMLEDEQWLKSFMARKRELMADHYEIAARFFRECGIPFYEMNAGLFFWINLQHLIFPDSKSSSESASTDTSKKPSSLSITSSDSDEHRRREQRICNICMEHGVLIAPGHVYMAEEPGWFRITFTVGREALEEGLKRLKKSLLRVRAESEEGVKPQ is encoded by the exons ATGACAGATTATCACTTGTCAAAACGAGCCGCTTACAACTCTGTTCATGGGGATGTCTGGGGCCCCAGAGAACAGTCAATGGGTAACCCATGGTCCCCTTTCAATCCGACCGGGAC GGTCAACCTCCGTCTTGCCGAGAATAGCCTTATGCATGAGGAAATTGCCCAGTCCATAAAGTCGGAG ATTAATGTCTTGCCTCTTGAACACCTCACCTACAGCACAGGCCCTCGAGGCTCGCGCCGTCTTCGaggcgctgctgctgagttCTTGAACCAGGCCTTTCACTCTTGTCAGCCCATCACAGCAAACGACATTTTCGTCACACCCGGCCTGGCAAGTGGCATTGACGCCTTGGCATGGTGCATTTGCAACGATGGCGATGGAATTCTGATTCCACAGCCGCTTTACAATGGATTTCGGGTTGATCTCCTGAGCCGGAGTAATGCCCACGTGGTCCCCGTGCCATATACGGGCGTCGATGGGTACTCGTCGCTGGATGATCTCTTCCGTCCGGACGTAAATCGGAAGGCGTTGAAGGCTGCATTTGAAAGAGCTCAGGATAGTGGTATTACTGTCCGTGCCCTCTTGATTTCAAA CCCTCATAACCCGCTGGGAAGATGCTAT CCGCCGGAAACCATTGAGGAATTCATATTGTTCTGCGCCGCGCACCGCCTCCATTTGATATCCGACGAGATCTACGCACATTCCGTCTTCAAAAACCCAGCTTTACCAAATGCAACACCGTTCGTTTCAATTCTATCACTCAATCTTGTCAATTCCCATACCATAGATCCTACCATGATTCATGTGCTCTACGGTGCAAGCAAGGACTTTTGCGCTAACGGCTTGCGCCTCGGCATTGTTTGCACACGCAACCAGGGTATCATCCGTGCGATGTCTAGTATTAG TATGTTCTCTTGGTCGCCGCATCTCCTCCATGACGTCTGGGccaggatgctggaggaCGAGCAATGGTTGAAGAGCTTCATGGCGAGAAAGCGCGAGCTCATGGCTGATCACTACGAAATTGCCGCACGCTTCTTCCGCGAATGCGGGATACCTTTTTATGAGAT GAATGCCGGActcttcttctggatcaACCTTCAACACCTGATTTTCCCAGATTCAAAATCGAGCTCGGAGTCAGCGTCAACTGACACAAGTAAAAAACCGTCTTCGTTGAGTATTACCTCCTCAGACTCTGACGAGCATCGGCGACGCGAGCAGAGGATCTGCAATATCTGCATGGAGCACGGCGTGCTCATCGCCCCTGGGCACGTGTACATGGCCGAGGAACCCGGCTGGTTCCGGATCACGTTCACGGTCGGCAGGGAGGCGTTGGAGGAAGGTCTTAAAAGGCTGAAGAAATCCCTTTTGCGTGTACGAGCGGAGTCCGAGGAGGGCGTAAAGCCGCAGTAG
- a CDS encoding rRNA 2'-O-methyltransferase fibrillarin family protein (transcript_id=CADANIAT00001919), whose protein sequence is MAFGGPRGGGRGGPRGGGGGRGAPRGGAGGRGGGRGGFGGAPRGRGGGRGAPRGGRGGRGGRGGGRGGAKGGAKGGAKVIIEPHRHAGVFVARGGKEDLLVTKNLTPGEAVYGEKRIAVESPAGEDGAVTKTEYRVWNPFRSKLAAGILGGLDDIYMRPGSKVLYLGSASGTSVSHVADIVGPTGNVYAVEFSHRSGRDLIGMATHRTNVIPIVEDARHPLRYRMLVPMVDVIFADVAQPDQARIVGLNAHMFLKSGGGVIISVKASCIDSTAKPEVVFAREVQKMRDEKIKPKEQLTLEPFERDHCIVSGIYNRSS, encoded by the exons ATGGCTTTCGGTGGCcctcgaggaggaggtcgcGGTGGACctcgtggtggtggtggtggtcgcGGTGCTCCCCGtggcggcgctggtggccgtggtggtggtcgaG GTGGCTTCGGCGGTGCTCCCCGTGGTCGTGGAGGCGGTCGTGGTGCTCCTCGcggtggccgtggtggccgCGGTGGTCGCGGcggtggccgtggtggtgCTAAGGGCGGTGCTAAGGGTGGTGCCAAGGTCATCATC GAACCTCACCGTCACGCCGGTGTTTTTGTTGCCCGCGGTGGTAAGGAAGATTTGCTCGTCACCAAGAACTTGACTCCTGGCGAGGCCGTCTATGGTGAGAAGCGCATTGCGGTTGAGTCTCCtgcgggagaggatggtGCCGTTACCAAGACCGAGTACCGTGTCTGGAACCCCTTCCGTAGTAAGCTGGCTGCCGGTATTCTCGGTGGTCTGGATGACATCTACATGCGCCCTGGCTCCAAGGTGCTCTACCTTGGTTCCGCCAGCGGTACATCCGTCAGTCACGTCGCTGATATCGTTGGACCGACCGGAAACGTCTACGCTGTCGAATTCTCCCACCGTTCTGGCCGTGACCTGATCGGCATGGCTACTCACCGCACCAATGTCATCCCCATTGTTGAGGACGCCCGTCACCCTCTGCGCTACCGTATGCTCGTCCCCATGGTCGACGTTATCTTCGCCGACGTTGCCCAGCCTGACCAGGCCCGTATTGTCGGCCTGAACGCCCACATGTTCCTCAAGTCTGGCGGTGGTGTCATCATCTCCGTCAAGGCCAGCTGTATCGACAGCACAGCCAAGCCTGAGGTTGTGTTCGCCCGCGAGGtccagaagatgagagaTGAGAAGATCAAGCCCAAGGAGCAGCTGACTTTGGAGCCCTTCGAGCGAGACCACTGTATCGTCTCCGGTATCTACAATCGTTCGTCGTAA